From one Lolium rigidum isolate FL_2022 chromosome 4, APGP_CSIRO_Lrig_0.1, whole genome shotgun sequence genomic stretch:
- the LOC124647217 gene encoding pentatricopeptide repeat-containing protein At2g13600-like, whose protein sequence is MWDWDATSLAGALKSAATRRSANHVKPLQALLLKLGLSASAILSTSLAHLALRCGLPGYARLLFDEMPRRDVVSWTSLITGHAHQGLHADSLSLFRRMVESGVAPNGYTLSGGLLACAGVGQAALAIGKEIHARVVKMSMYGPVDSVVENGVLDMYTRCGNVDCARRVFRVMAARDIVAWNSMMAGCLGSGQPEEAVALFASMVSFGVGTDGFSCAIIVDACGELALLKQGMQVHARVIRGGFEWDMVVRNSLVDMYAKCGCVDSAELVFKGAPSLDSVLWTTMISAYGKSGRAQDAVSMFDRMAHLGIKRDGVAYLAVLSACSHGGLVREGWHYFKVLFDGQSSVKLQPEHYGCMADLICRRGCLQDALEFIESMPFDSSVAAWSALLNSCRIYRDAKLGQLAASRLLELDPGNHSNWVALSSIHALEGDWHETWMIRESMNKEWVKKEPGCSWVELQDGVHVFLMADQSHPELVSVLQTLDSLKEDI, encoded by the coding sequence ATGTGGGATTGGGACGCTACCTCCCTCGCCGGCGCTCTCAAATCCGCCGCCACTCGCCGCTCTGCGAACCACGTCAAGCCCCTCCAGGCGCTCCTGCTTAAGCTCGGCCTCTCAGCGTCCGCCATCCTATCCACCTCGCTCGCGCACCTTGCACTCCGCTGCGGTCTTCCAGGTTACGCCCGCttgctgttcgacgaaatgccccGCCGGGACGTGGTCTCCTGGACGTCCCTCATTACCGGCCACGCCCACCAGGGTCTGCATGCTGATTCTTTGTCCCTTTTCCGGCGCATGGTGGAATCTGGCGTTGCTCCCAACGGGTACACGCTGTCCGGTGGGCTGCTCGCGTGCGCCGGGGTTGGCCAGGCCGCCCTTGCTATCGGGAAGGAAATTCATGCCAGGGTTGTGAAGATGAGTATGTATGGCCCGGTCGATTCGGTTGTGGAGAACGGAGTTCTTGACATGTACACGAGATGCGGTAATGTTGACTGCGCCAGGAGAGTGTTTAGGGTGATGGCGGCAAGGGACATCGTTGCGTGGAACTCGATGATGGCTGGTTGTCTCGGCAGTGGCCAACCTGAGGAGGCCGTGGCGTTGTTTGCGTCAATGGTGTCTTTTGGGGTTGGCACAGATGGATTCTCGTGTGCAATAATTGTCGATGCGTGCGGGGAGCTGGCATTGTTGAAGCAGGGGATGCAGGTGCATGCACGGGTTATTCGTGGTGGATTTGAGTGGGATATGGTTGTCAGGAACTCCTTGGTGGATATGTATGCAAAGTGCGGTTGTGTTGACTCAGCAGAGCTTGTCTTTAAGGGTGCACCATCACTGGACTCTGTTCTGTGGACTACGATGATCTCAGCTTATGGAAAGTCTGGCCGTGCACAAGATGCAGTATCTATGTTTGATAGGATGGCACATTTGGGCATAAAAAGAGATGGAGTAGCATATCTTGCGGTGTTGTCAGCTTGTAGCCATGGCGGACTTGTTCGGGAAGGTTGGCACTACTTCAAGGTTCTGTTTGATGGCCAGAGCTCGGTTAAGCTGCAGCCTGAGCACTACGGTTGCATGGCAGATCTTATTTGCAGGAGAGGTTGCCTACAAGATGCTCTTGAATTCATTGAGAGCATGCCATTTGACTCGAGTGTTGCTGCTTGGAGTGCATTGCTTAATTCATGTCGAATCTATAGGGATGCTAAGTTGGGTCAGCTTGCAGCATCTCGTCTACTCGAGCTTGATCCGGGGAACCACAGTAACTGGGTTGCTCTATCAAGTATACATGCGTTGGAGGGAGATTGGCATGAGACCTGGATGATCAGGGAGAGCATGAACAAAGAGTGGGTGAAGAAAGAGCCTGGATGTAGTTGGGTCGAGCTGCAGGATGGGGTTCATGTCTTTCTAATGGCTGACCAGTCTCACCCTGAATTGGTTAGTGTACTGCAGACTCTCGATTCTTTGAAGGAAGATATATAG